From the Deinococcus gobiensis I-0 genome, the window TACCACCTCAACAAGCGCCACTGGGTCACGCTGACGCTGGACAGGGTGCCGGAGGCCCTGGCGGCCGACCTGCTGCGCGGCAGCTACGCCCTGGTGGTCGCGGGCCTGACGCGCGCGCAGCGCCGGGAACTGGAGGGGGCGGCGGAGTAGTCGGGCCGCCCTGCCCTCAGACCCCGACCGCCTCCGGTTCGGCGTACTGGCTGGCCTGGAGGGCCCACAGCTCGGCGTACTCGCCGCCGCGCGCCAGCAGCTCGGCGTGGGTGCCGTCCTCGATCAGGCGGCCCAGTTTCATGACCAGGACCCGGTCGGCCATGAGCACGCTGCCCAGGCGGTGCGTGATGAGCAGGGTGGTGCGCCCCCGGCTCATGGCGGCGAAGGCCCCGAAGACCTCGGCCTCGCTGCGGGGGTCGAGCGCCGCCGTCGGCTCGTCGAGGATCAGGACGCGCGACTCGCGGTACAGCGCCCGCGCGGTCGCCAGTTTCTGCCACTGCCCGCCCGAGAGGTCCACGCCGCCGAAGGCCTGCCCGATGCGCGCCTCCAGGCCGCCGTTCACGCGCTCCAGCACCGGCTCCAGCCCGGAGGCCGACACCGCGTGCGCGAGCTTGGCGCCGTCCTCGGGCTGCCCCAGGGTGATGTTCTCGCGCAGCGTCCACTCGAAGCGCGAGAAGTCCTGAAACACGGCCGCCACCTGCGAGCGCCATTCCTCGACATTCACGTCCCGCAGGTCCACCTCCTGCCCGCGTTCGCCCAGCAGCACGCGCCCGGAGGTCGGGTCGTAGAAGCGCAGCAGCAGCTTGACCAGCGTGGTCTTGCCTGCCCCGTTCTCGCCCACGATGGCGACGGTCTGGCCCTCGGGAATGTGCAACGACACGTGTTCCAGCACCGGGGGACGGCCCTGGTAGCCGAAGCTCACGTCGTCGAGCGTGAGGGCCAGCCGCGCGGGCAGGGGCCGGGGGTCGGCGGGCTGCGTGACGCCGGAGGTCGCCGCCAGGAAGCTCTGGTACTTGTGGAACCAGTTCAGGTGCTCGGTCCCGGTGCTGATGGACTCGGACACGCCGCGCAGTTCGTCGCGCAGGCCCGCGAGCGCCGTGATGACCAGCACCACGCTGCCGGCCGTGTAGCCCCCGCCCCCCGCGCCCACGCCCTGCGCCCGGCTGACCACGTACACGAACAGCCCCGCCGTGACGAGCAGCGACAGCGCCTGGTACGGCAGGATGCCGAGCAGCTGCCTGTTGCGTACCCCGCGCATCACGCCCTGGTAGGCCAGCGTGCCGGTCAGGTAGCGGTTCTGGAGGTGGGGGACCAGCCC encodes:
- a CDS encoding ABC transporter ATP-binding protein is translated as MLRPLPKKDELSNRELLGVLARTLPGLYRSAPLLVSLLLAMALVQGLIPAVTILLGKWTVDGVSEALRGGTVNVTLLAVAWTGAALISQLTQVAAQVLQGYAADGFTVQTMTRLMNKMAEIHGLDVLEDPRFHDDIEILQMGAPRRPLNLVSTLLSLVRGVVSAVGVSATLLVIGWWVPLVVVAGTLPALLRQMEFYKLGWSIFIQRTQDSRELNYLQRVAMRHESAKEVRLYGLVPHLQNRYLTGTLAYQGVMRGVRNRQLLGILPYQALSLLVTAGLFVYVVSRAQGVGAGGGGYTAGSVVLVITALAGLRDELRGVSESISTGTEHLNWFHKYQSFLAATSGVTQPADPRPLPARLALTLDDVSFGYQGRPPVLEHVSLHIPEGQTVAIVGENGAGKTTLVKLLLRFYDPTSGRVLLGERGQEVDLRDVNVEEWRSQVAAVFQDFSRFEWTLRENITLGQPEDGAKLAHAVSASGLEPVLERVNGGLEARIGQAFGGVDLSGGQWQKLATARALYRESRVLILDEPTAALDPRSEAEVFGAFAAMSRGRTTLLITHRLGSVLMADRVLVMKLGRLIEDGTHAELLARGGEYAELWALQASQYAEPEAVGV